The nucleotide sequence CTGGAGCGAAGACCGCCAGGCATTCATCCATTCCGACCAGTTGCAGCCCGGCGAACGACTGCGTTCTGCTGTCGGCAAAACAGTCCGCATCACCTCGATCGAAATCCGCGCCGGACCCGAACCGGTTTACAACCTGGAAGTCGCCGGCGAACACGTCTACAGCGTCACCGATTCTGGCCTGCTGGTCCATAACTCAGGCCCCTGTGACCTCGTCCCCCGCGGCTATTACGATTCGGGCTATATCGGCATCGTCAATGGTTCCGCTGATGAGTTCTCAGATACGCTCCGCGCCACCTTCGGAACGTATGACGTGCTGCCAAACAGTCGGCTTGTCTCTCAGGCTGATACGGTTGGCGGGGTTCCTCAAGTCAGGCTTAATAAAATTCAAGGCGAAATTGGCGAAGCAGCCGTACGACAGAGGTTACTTGAGAGTCGTACATTCGATTTAGTTGGTGAGCAAATTAGAGTCAGCACGCCAGGTGTGGGGGCTTATCGTGTTACTGACTTTTTGGTCCGTAGCAAGAAGACTGGTCGACTTCGTGCCATTGAAGTTAAGTCCGGAGGTGCGACACGAGATGCAACACAACTTACTAAAGATGCGCTGATAGCTGACCCTCTTACTAAGACCATGTTCACTGGACGTCGGGCTAGAGCTTCTGGATTCCCAAGGAATACTCCTACTGGCTCGATCCGTACTTTTGAAGTTAATGCATCAAATCTGAATAAATAATGTTATGGATGAACTAACCGCAAGAATTGGAAAAGGGCTTAGCGATCAACTTGACGGCTTCAAGTTCGTGAAATC is from Gimesia maris and encodes:
- a CDS encoding polymorphic toxin-type HINT domain-containing protein; amino-acid sequence: MSDLTRKLAIFSCFLFTGFCFWKAGAGLIGGADTEILPSAQAAMSPSCSPPQVVTTPIQQMRPGMRIVGRNPLRIQTEPTIDPTPEGWRLVSVQMDKEDGTYFEAELLRPLSWIYRHRAQPGAVIMLNMPELHVVGASEVLSISDCPPIDPGDGPVVISTFKNVSHNVLNIYVEGETEPIGVTAGHPIWSEDRQAFIHSDQLQPGERLRSAVGKTVRITSIEIRAGPEPVYNLEVAGEHVYSVTDSGLLVHNSGPCDLVPRGYYDSGYIGIVNGSADEFSDTLRATFGTYDVLPNSRLVSQADTVGGVPQVRLNKIQGEIGEAAVRQRLLESRTFDLVGEQIRVSTPGVGAYRVTDFLVRSKKTGRLRAIEVKSGGATRDATQLTKDALIADPLTKTMFTGRRARASGFPRNTPTGSIRTFEVNASNLNK